In Toxoplasma gondii ME49 chromosome VIII, whole genome shotgun sequence, a single genomic region encodes these proteins:
- a CDS encoding WD domain, G-beta repeat-containing protein (encoded by transcript TGME49_272040), whose amino-acid sequence MATPGDSQDASASWGTGQSQAFLPERSLPACLASSTDVRSSQSTSSPSNICSSSSASSSSPSLASSPSPCVVFPPCSASSSLSADLPALSPCPSLLSLLPASPNWFAAAVLSVHPQTTVALLCSKSAIFLFDLVSACPVSFIDCGLFARPVGVSWLLSPASLLPLFRSSQPASAGSAVRGDSPRSQSKSEAPDATLATARTASDSGEEQQPTCRSHALCCGIAAATPRDGDIWDPAAVVSPFSPFFVSYHHDRSVRLWRVEAALASLFSAEPEAPADSRPGAACEAERRALPSSPGGKMISQVAIHRSHKDDVAALAVWTGSPREGLAPRRTAAARRRGSGEGAPEDAQRGEGEEGEQAAGDSLRETQRDGQETETELGGFCVTGDKRGRVILWCLSPQIFRRPADSREEPQRRHTTTTTLGFSPLPGRAVSALALVQPSREAAECLLAGEAQAHTGDKQGSLDSLAAPEKTHAGCEDDGPDGPSSSQPASAFSHPQRVDAEHRCLRAPLVAVGYATGTVLLVNLFEEQVLQCFQHHSDEICALAFLFPPVASSSESALSSLAADGSPHSASRLCLLAGSRDGQVSFWDLAGERPALLHAFFVDDPHKQVLPLCSPSPTNMPFSPGDFSSSSASSSASSASSFSSSSASSSASSASSSASSSSSSPGTQRKSKGKGREKGERPGGSAERRWLCMHWQPIMPAYVFFGTSAGRVYLWRVSPLLPQSNPSQSSASALAPSPASLVSFTSPSLSSAPSPSSSASLAVSSASSPPQEPPALQVPSAAPGPEAEEGPQTEAAGATNAAKEQKKRATRKKEKKEKTETSASAFLPPVMLTQPHTRPVFSIGGFGFWSRHEGPSPLASGLAPPLSPRPPTAHVLLFTSSMDRRLSLLDLSLSPCLPQSRSESSLQSREATERPPAEAPSWRSQEALTTEKPRPRATVHAPLKGGETRVLWHLHTLGGWVNSLSVSPSSHLLVGCGDATVRVVDLLQLLRQEKPDRGMPRSPRCASLPLSRAPPAPCQRTSAPEEGPRRECSGRTASPDAGTLRASASCLTHTPGAETKQTRAKEALLAAMNRRGEAALGSQAFSSLSLWRGLLASVERVTWHPTVPEVFAFGLADGSIGLGFLSGLEGSSAALPLASPATSSQVVLLSKAPLPGKVTRLHWLRCPSEEAIESLLLPWRFRDRDTGDAEQPGCRDPGDKGDRGDTGDRGDTGDRGERREAVESKGEGGGRQLEVLRDSRSAKREKGRVKDTTRDKGNPFAVWCLLYGTEAGALQVTSPLPEYLLAKKNANLSAVSASVCSVKPVSSPRSGEGSGAYANGGGEEEAKNKPPLSEAEGSGAGSSGQQDGEDAPSRTHSPALETPCGACSNGDKEDTEEGEESRDKTTLEVEGNKDNKGVELEKKKEKMKLELAKRNKKKQELEGLPFVLSSVSTAVVQALIAASCRGTSSRSHRVENKDVDRDSNREEQIQSSGQINEIIRGIHGAKSGNEGEAETGGCWDLVCLVRERGTGLQETSAARSGEPTVNSDAACDLLFLLPLASHTLFSQATSSAHLFSPSDLASSSVSSPSSPGSRSGGLSPVAFLPLGSVALPLKAVATCASSTAPQWCVACAQRRQERLARAELRGHVEGKPGETWERAQVMAKAEAGDLGLGSQFFCPFPLPSSGKLFPPCMQLLAIGDATGALWVGAWPLLFEALVFGEASERHSATVPASALQNETTRESLLSVSSPESVRDPKCPPLSSSHSSSSSSPSSSSASPPSSGPLGPSSTSLGTAAFSLSSPCSFPSSCPFAELSLSFSPASLWVQIPSGEKPGGRLGCCDEAPRVHAVRGGKGRATDVSFGTRWVEQKETKGERQSTKFLVEILLGAIFASGVAEVFVIAPACTFERQNDAGPQEQLGAGETARGLPEKDANEATTLNNRGGLHSEQAEGGGSKEERKGRTEGNGRREEEEKVVSRGSGLRVCLVGRLDRAACAAISQGQGAEKREAKNEGKTQKKGEAETTEIGRDTVKKTEAEENENEKKLGGEQAKKEEKTEDERNERNERNAEAEKEKEEKKKKEGGNGKKEGKSRGLDQGGALLSCCWHEQPIPPRLKLIIGGVEQSVFVWDPLALPAFPPSPACRSSSASSPSASSASSSASSPSASSASSSASSPSASSASSSASPSASSASSSASSPSASSASSSSSPSASSASSSSSHLSASSASSSSSPSASWGRCDEKDGEKRATSECDFPQPDRGSRQQPRAAAAGASEGGLLPFFLDLSSFSRPLLLSLFTVFVLLTAPHAAQSGASRGGTEEQRSPPKEKGSVREEKKIEERPVGVGLAEPETPLLALLYFFLGPSCLPSLLSNAHMSALSSLLCHVQSSLSSSSAPLSACAPSVASSPPSASPQFSSALSRDHPPHPSLLQVDGQRGVPTARQLLVSSVFAALARQPSAGDAGASWSRLFLLWHAVCEQNHHRQRADASSAVHRALLWGGRLPWMVRPSAEQRRSSENQEPSCATSSVAPCSSPSSSFSADASLAPTPSECLWLALGSSTLFGENSEAQQRWKVLVSSFVQHRLLAAERLLAGDRAASQDACASAEARENANGAVHECCALLLSVGETEEAISALRRCRLFGHALLLSRLYALEEAVVTEDLSRPVAGPSPRGAVSRDARAFSIEERSSEAACDAILLHWTERLLEKRQLLAAALLAVAARERLLAAAILLEPGVCPPEPGPRVADPGRREGRRGESVGSERGASLESREERNREQKGDLEIEKERVLLLLHALWCARVGVSDLLQERDESGAVRRAEQRKTCDFGNDAEREKEAREEERSVHPEDERSGSARCKTAARRVSLMRDVLDGRFPLCRKLLLSRFSVLARPGEEEQPCEPLEAGRDLWTKRSCRDFSSGLEHVSDTALVETLLPLHLRAAATLATAGPQFFASACRILSCSEVPLSARSSPIVPKVVDAAADSPSSALRSDVSVSSSFSSLGLRDGRRHDETLYRCASGEQTGHEEKEGAILLDELLRLTSFAPLLNEFPSKKENSGKDKVTALVRQSLQGHQAVFVAQWLLACLAGGGWCLAGCLASQGQESSRFRLDGNSRPQRQLPAVSPRSLHRFLSKWREFRAASPEGCGDFETPAASHRASENTGAGVVAALESFEAAVKLRVSSCSSETSPSPSGGTAVPLDAAERGECEKDERRKQRPPPVSAPEVAEIHLLSIALQWACILLLHCELPTAPLTLKLPVDMSTASEGGPVHSPNNTQRAEGPCEDEERGDCLSVSLFFKVYADEDTALTSSLDRTRPCWEARVLASELQVLLIKVAYRPFMHEVGGVASLEYAARFLSSLLRLLLLVTAHPLQFPHFHLRPQTDGNPEDFAQEKEGSDEALSCEEVKVETSLEAARVLG is encoded by the exons ATGGCGACACCAGGAGATTCTCAGGACGCGAGTGCGTCTTGGGGGACAGGTCAAAGTCAAGCCTTTCTTCCTGAGCGTTCTCTCCCAGCCTGCCTGGCGTCCAGCACAGACGTCCGCTCCTCTCAGTCCACCTCATCTCCTTCAAACatttgttcttcctcgtctgcctcctcttcttctccttctctcgcttcttctccttctccctgcGTTGTATTCCCTCCTTGCTCGGCctcctcgtcgctttctgctGATCTGcctgctctgtctccctgtccttctctgttgtctctgttgcCGGCGTCTCCGAATTGGTTTGCGGCAGCTGTGCTGTCTGTCCATCCGCAAACGACGGTGGCGCTCCTGTGTTCCAAGTCCGCgatttttctcttcgacctCGTGTCTGCATGCCCTGTTTCCTTCATCGACTGTGGCCTCTTCGCGCGGCCTGTGGGAGTCTCctggcttctctccccggcctcgcttcttccgctcttccgCTCCTCGCAGCCTGCGTCTGCCGGCAGTGCAGTCCGAGGAGACTCGCCGAGGTCGCAGTCGAAGAGCGAAGCGCCAGACGCGACGCTCGCGACCGCGCGAACGGCGTCAGACTCCggagaggagcagcagcCAACCTGTCGCTCTCACGCTCTCTGTTGCGGCATCGCAGCCGCCACCCCTCGAGACGGAGACATCTGGGACCCTGCCGCAgttgtctctcccttctcgccgttcttcgTTTCGTATCACCATGACCGTTCCGTACGCCTCTGGCGCGTCGAGGCGGCACtggcctcgctcttctcggcAGAACCGGAGGCACCTGCAGACTCGAGACCTGGCGCCGCGTGCGAAGCTGAACGTCGGGCGCTGCCCTCTTCTCCGGGAGGAAAAATGATTTCTCAGGTCGCCATTCACCGCTCCCACAAAGACGACGTCGCCGCTCTCGCCGTGTGGACCGGCTCTCCACGAGAAGGCCTCGCGCCGCGCCGGACGGCTGCGGCCAGGCGCCGAGGGTCCGGCGAGGGAGCACCGGAAGACGCGCaacgaggcgaaggcgaagaaggcgagcaggCAGCAGGGGACAGCCTcagggagacgcagagggatggccaggagacagagacagagcttGGAGGATTCTGTGTAACAGGCGACAAACGCGGCCGTGTCATTCtttggtgtctctctccgcagaTCTTCCGGAGGCCTGCAGACTCTCGTGAAGAGCCACAGCGACGACATACAACCACAACAACGCTTGGCTTCAGTCCTCTCCCCGGCcgagctgtctccgcgctcgcGCTTGTGCAGCCCAGTCGCGAGGCCGCAGAATGCTTACTGGCTGGCGAAGCTCAGGCCCACACTGGAGACAAACAAGGAAGTTTGGACTCCCTCGCTGCGccggagaagacacacgctGGCTGTGAAGACGATGGACCTGACGGTCCATCGTCTTCACAGCCTGCATCGGCTTTTTCTCATCCCCAGAGAGTCGACGCGGAGCACCGCTGTCTGCGGGCGCCCCTCGTCGCCGTCGGATACGCGACAGGAACTGTCTTGCTTGTCAACCTCTTTGAAGAGCAAGTCCTGCAATGCTTCCAGCATCATTCCGACGAGATCTgtgctctcgcctttctgtttcctcctgtcgcctcctcctcggAGTCGGCTCTGTCTTCGCTCGCCGCAGACGGGTCTCCACACagcgcgtctcgcctctgtctcctcgctgggAGCCGGGATGGCCAAGTGTCTTTCTGGGACCTGGCAGGAGAGCGGCCCgcgctgctgcatgcgttcttcgTCGACGATCCCCACAAACAAGTCCTCCCCCTTTGCTCTCCCTCACCAACCAAcatgcctttctctcctggagatttctcttcttcttccgcgtcttcttccgcgtcttccgcgtcttctttctcgtcttcttccgcgtcttcttccgcgtcttccgcgtcttcttccgcgtcttcttcctcgtcttctccgggGACTCAGAGGAAAAGTAAAGggaaaggaagggagaagggagagcgtCCAGGTGGTTCTGCGGAGCGGCGCtggctctgcatgcattggcAGCCGATTATGCCGGCTTACGTCTTCTTTGGAACTTCCGCAGGGCGTGTGTATCTCTGGCGGGTGTCGCCTCTGCTCCCTCAGTCCAATCCGTCGCAgtcttctgcatctgctcTCGCTCCCTCTCCTGCGTCCTTGGTTTCCTTcacttctccttctctctcctcagcgCCTTCTCCGAGCTCGTCTGCGAGTCTTGCCGTTTCCTCcgcgtcctcgcctccgcAAGAGCCGCCTGCGTTGCAGGTTCCGTCTGCGGCGCCTGGCCCTGAGGCTGAGGAGGGCCCGCAGACCGAGGCCGCAGGCGCGACGAACGCAGCGAAGGAGCAAAAGAAACGcgcgacgcggaagaaggagaagaaagagaaaacggagacgagcGCCTCGGCGTTTCTCCCGCCGGTCATGTTGACGCAACCCCACACGCGTCCCGTTTTCTCCATTGGGGGATTTGGCTTTTGGTCTCGCCATGAAGGCCCCTCGCCCCTCGCTTCTGGCCTCGCCcctccgctgtctccccgGCCCCCCACCGCCCATGTTCTCCTTTTCACTTCGTCAATGGATCGccgcttgtctctccttgaCTTGTCTCTGTCCCCCTGTCTCCCCCAGTCGCGTTCAGAGTCCTCTCTCCAGAgccgagaggcgacagaaaggcCGCCCGCGGAAGCGCCTTCCTGGCGGTCGCAAGAGGCGctgacgacggagaagccgcGGCCGCGAGCGACCGTGCACGCTCCCCTCAAAGGAGGCGAGACCCGCGTCCTCTGGCACCTGCACACTCTCGGCGGGTGGGTGaattctctgtctgtttcgccttcttcgcatCTTCTTGTGGGATGCGGAGATGCCACAGTCCGTGTAGTCGATCTCCTCCAACTTCTGCGACAGGAGAAGCCGGACCGCGGGATGCCGCGGTCGCCTCGCTGTGCGTcactgcctctgtctcgcgcgcCGCCGGCGCCCTGCCAGCGGACCTCCGCCCCAGAAGAAGGCCCCCGACGGGAGTGCAGTGGAAGAACCGCCAGTCCTGACGCAGGCACCCTGCGCGCCTCAGCTTCCTGCCTCACCCACACCCCTGGGGCAGAGACCAAGCAGACGCGAGCAAAGGAGGCGCTTCTCGCGGCGATGAACAGACGGGGCGAAGCGGCGCTTGGAAGCCAGGCcttctcgtcgctgtcgctctgGCGGGGCCTTTTGGCCTCCGTCGAGCGGGTGACCTGGCACCCCACAGTTCCCGAAGTCTTTGCGTTTGGCCTCGCAGACGGCAGCATTGgtctcggctttctctcgGGGCTAGAGGGCTCGTCTGCGGCTCTTCCGCTGGCCTCTCCTGCGACGTCGTCGCAagtcgttctcctctccaaaGCTCCTCTTCCCGGCAAAGTCACCCGTCTCCACTGGCTCCGGTGCCCATCCGAAGAGGCAATCgagtcgctgcttcttccatGGCGCTTCAGGGACAGAGAtacaggcgacgcagaacaACCTGGGTGTAGAGACCCAGGCGACAAGGGAGatagaggagacacaggagatagaggagacacaggagatcgaggagagaggcgagaagcagtCGAAAGCAAAGGTGAGGGCGGAGGACGACAGTTGGAGGTTTTGCGAGATTCAAGGAgcgcgaaacgcgagaaaggaagagtgAAAGACAcgacgagagacaaaggaaaccccttcgctgtctggTGTCTCCTTTACGGCACCGAGGCCGGGGCCTTGCAGGTGACGAGTCCTCTGCCGGAGTATCTCctagcgaagaagaacgcgaatcTGAGCGCGGTGTCTGCCTCAGTGTGCTCCGTGAAGCCTGTCAGTTCGCCTCGCTCCGGAGAAGGCTCGGGGGCCTATGCaaacggaggaggagaagaagaagcgaaaaacaaaCCTCCACTCTCAGAGGCAGAAGGCTCCGGCGCAGGGTCTTCGGGTCAACAGGACGGGGAGGATGCTCCGTCGAGGACTCACTCGCCAGCGCTGGAGACACCTTGCGGCGCCTGTTCAaatggagacaaagaagatacagaagagggggaagaaagcagagacaagacgactctcgaagtggaaggaaacaaagacaacAAGGGCGTTgaactggaaaagaagaaagagaagatgaaACTTGAActggcgaagagaaacaagaaaaaacaggaactCGAGGGGCTTCCGTTCGTGCTGTCCTCAGTATCAACTGCTGTGGTTCAGGCCTTGATCGCCGCGTCCTGTCGCGGGACTTCGTCTCGGAGCCACAGGGTCGAGAACAAGGATGTCGATCGAGacagcaacagagaagagcaaatACAAAGCTCTGGTCAAATCAACGAAATCATTAGAGGCATCCACGGAGCCAAAAGCGGAAATGAAGGGGAGGCTGAAACTGGCGGGTGCTGGGACCTGGTTTGCCTTGTGCGGGAACGCGGAACGGGTCTTCAAGAAACCTCAGCGGCGAGGTCTGGCGAACCAACGGTGAACTCCGACGCAGCATGTgatcttctttttcttcttcctctcgcttctcatACTTTGTTTTCGCAAGCGACTTCCTCTGCacatctcttctctccttcggatctcgcttcctcgagtgtctcttctccctcttctcctggGTCGAGGTCCGGCGGCctctcgcctgtcgcctttctccccctCGGCTCCGTGGCGCTGCCTCTGAAGGCGGTCGCAACTTGCGCCTCCTCGACGGCGCCTCAGTGgtgcgttgcatgcgcgcagagaagacaggagcgACTCGCGAGGGCGGAGCTCAGGGGGCATGTTGAGGGCAAACCGGGAGAAACATGGGAGCGAGCACAGGTGATGGCGAAGGCCGAAGCAGGCGACTTAGGACTCGGTAGTCAGTTCTTTTGTCCGTTTCCTTTGCCCTCGTCAGGGAAGTTGTTTCcgccttgcatgcagttgctcGCTATCGGAGACGCCACCGGGGCCTTGTGGGTCGGTGCCTGGCCTCTGCTCTTCGAGGCTCTCGTCTTTGGCGAAGCCTCAGAGCGCCATTCTGCCACTGTTCCTGCTTCCGCTCTCCAAAACGAAACGACTAGAgaatctcttctctccgtctccagtCCTGAAAGTGTACGCGATCCGAAATGTCctcccctttcctcttctcactcttcatcttcttcttcgccgtcttcttcttctgcatcgcctccttcctcggGACCTCTGGGGCCGTCTTCCACGTCGCTAGGAaccgctgctttctctctctcttctccttgttcgtttccttcctcttgccCGTTTGCAgagctctcgctctcgttctctccggCCTCTCTGTGGGTTCAAATTCCGTCCGGCGAGAAGCCGGGAGGGCGCCTCGGATGCTGCGATGAGGCCCcgcgggtgcatgcagttcgtgGGGGGAAAGGACGAGCGACGGATGTCTCCTTCGGCACCCGCTGGGTGgagcaaaaggagacaaaaggcgaGCGACAGTCGACAAAGTTCCTCGTGGAAATTCTCCTCGGAGCCATCTTCGCGTCTGGAGTTGCAGAGGTCTTCGTGATCGCACCCGCATGCACCTTCGAACGACAGAACGACGCGGGGCCGCAGGAGCAGCTTGGAGCAGGCGAGACAGCGCGTGGACTcccagagaaagacgccAACGAGGCGACAACGCTAAACAACCGGGGAGGCTTACACAGCGAACAAGCAGAAGGCGGTGGATctaaagaagagagaaaaggacgaacGGAAGGAaatggaaggagagaagaagaggagaaagttGTGTCGCGTGGCAGTGGTCTGCGAGTGTGCCTCGTGGGGAGACTTGAccgagctgcatgcgctgcgaTCTCTCAGGGCCAAGGCGCCGAGAAACGtgaggcgaagaacgaaggCAAAACTCAAAAGAAAGGGGAAGCCGAAACGACGGAGATCGGACGCGACACGGTGAAGAAGAccgaagcggaggagaacgagaacgagaagaagctcgggggagagcaagcgaagaaggaagagaagaccgaagacgagaggaacgagaggaacgagaggaacgcagaggcagagaaagagaaggaggagaagaagaagaaggaaggcggcaacggaaagaaggaagggaaaagCCGGGGGCTTGACCAAGGTGGTGCTCTTCTTTCATGCTGTTGGCATGAACAGCCCATTCCTCCAAGACTTAAATTGATCATAG GTGGAGTCGAACAAAGCGTCTTCGTCTGGGACCCCCTGGCCCTCCCTGCCTTTCCACCTTCTCCCGCATGTaggtcttcctctgcttcttctccttctgcttcctccgcttcttcctctgcttcttctccttctgcttcctccgcttcttcctctgcttcttctccttctgcttcctccgcttcttcctctgcttctccttctgcttcctccgcttcttcctctgcttcttctccttctgcttcctccgcttcttcctcttcttctccttcggcttcctccgcttcttcctcttcttctcatctttctgcttcctccgcttcttcctcttcttctccttcggctTCCTGGGGGAGATGTGACGAGAAggacggcgagaagcgagCAACCTCTGAGTGTGATTTTCCACAACCTGACAGAGGCTCTCGCCAGCAGCCTCGGGCAGCGGCAGCGGGCGCCAGCGAGGGTGGGttgcttccttttttcttggatctttcttctttttcgcgacctctccttctctcgctcttcacaGTCTTCGTCCTGCTGACGGCGCCCCATGCAGCGCAGAGTGGCGCCTCGCGAGGGGGAACCGAAGAACAGAGATCTCCGCCAAAGGAAAAAGGGAGCGttagagaagagaagaagatagAAGAAAGACCGGTTGGTGTGGGCCTCGCTGAACCGGAGacgcctctcctcgctctgctcTACTTCTTTCTCGGACCTTCGTGTCTGCCATCCCTTCTCTCCAATGCACATatgtctgctctctcttcccttctctgccATGTCcagtcttctctttcttcttcgtcggctcccttgtctgcatgcgcgccttctgtggcttccTCGCCcccttcagcttctccccAGTTCTCGTCTGCTTTGTCGAGGGATCATCCCCCGCATCCTTCGCTCCTCCAGGTGGATGGACAGCGCGGTGTCCCCACAGCTCGCCAGCTGCTGGTTTCGTCCGTATTCGCTGCGCTCGCTCGACAACCGTCGGCGGGAGACGCGGGCGCTTCTTGgtcgcgtctctttcttctctggcaCGCTGTGTGTGAACAAAATCACCACCGCCAGCGGGCAGACGCGAGCTCCGCTGTTCACCGAGCTCTCCTCTGGGGGGGGCGGCTGCCGTGGATGGTCCGTCCGTCTGCGGAGCAACGGCGTTCTTCTGAAAATCAAGAGCCTTCTTGCGCAACGTCTTCAGTGGCGCCTTgctcctctccgtcctcaTCTTTCTCGGCGGACGCTTCGTTGGCGCCGACGCCTTCGGAGTGTCTTTGGCTAGCCCTCGGGAGTTCGACGCTTTTCGGCGAGAATTCGGAGGCGCAGCAGAGGTGGAAAGTCCTCGTTTCCAGTTTTGTGCAGCACAGACTCTTGGCAGCGGAACGTCTCCTGGCAGGAGACCGCGCAGCCTCGCAGGACGCCTGCGCCAGTGCTGAAGCGAG GGAAAACGCCAATGGTGCGGTTCATGAATGTTGTGCTCTCCTCCTGAGTGTCggcgagacggaggaggcCATTTCTGCATTGCGGCGGTGTCGCCTGTTTGGCCATGCCTTgctgctttctcgcctttaCGCCTTGGAGGAAGCCGTCGTGACCGAAGATCTCAGTCGACCTGTCGCGGGGCCGTCCCCGCGGGGAGCCGTCTCCAGAGACGCCAGAGCGTTTTCCATTGAAGAGAGAAGTTCCGAGGCTGCATGCGATGCGATTCTTCTTCACTGGACAGAACGCCTCCTCGAAAAACGTCAACTCCTCGCGGCTGCTCTCTTGGCCGTCGCGGCCAGAgagcgcctcctcgccgcgGCGATCCTCCTCGAGCCAGGTGTATGTCCACCGGAGCCTGGCCCTCGGGTGGCAGATCCCGGACGCCGGGAGGgaaggaggggagaaagcgtaggcagcgagagaggcgcgagcctggagagtcgagaagaaaggaaccgagagcagaaaggagacttgGAGatcgaaaaggagagagttcttctgcttctgcatgctctcTGGTGCGCTCGAGTGGGTGTCTCAGATCTCTTgcaagagcgagacgaaagcGGCGCTGTGCGAAGGGCGGAGCAGCGGAAGACTTGTGACTTTGGcaacgacgcagagagagagaaagaagccagggaagaagagagaagcgttcATCCCGAAGACGAACGTTCGGGGAGTGCGAGGTGTAAGACGGCAGCGCGAAGGGTGTCTCTCATGCGTGACGTCCTCGACGGGCggtttcctctgtgtcgAAAACTGCTCCTTTCGCGATTCTCGGTGCTCGCAAGAcctggcgaggaagagcagccATGCGAGCCTCTAGAAGCGGGGAGAGACCTATGGACGAAGCGGTCTTGTCGTGACTTTTCGTCTGGGCTCGAACATGTTTCAGACACAGCTCTAGTTgagactcttcttcctctccatctaCGCGCTGCAGCAACCTTAGCAACGGCCGGTCCCCAGTTCTTCGCATCT GCTTGTCGcattctctcttgttctgaGGTTCCTTTGTCGGCTCGATCCTCTCCAATCGTCCCCAAGGTGGTGGATGCCGCGGCCGACTCTCCCTCGTCCGCTCTTCGAAGtgatgtctctgtttcatcttccttctcgtctcttggCCTCCGAGACGGGAGGAGGCATGATGAAACTCTTTACCGATGTGCATCTGGCGAACAGACAGGgcacgaagagaaggaaggtgCAATCCTTCTCGATGAATTGCTTCGGCTAACTTCCTTCGCGCCGCTTCTCAACGAGTTCCCGTCTAAAAAAGAGAATTCGGGGAAGGACAAGGTGACTGCGCTTGTCCGGCAAAGTCTCCAGGGTCACCAAGCAGTCTTTGTTGCCCAGTGGCTTCTGGCTTGCCTCGCCGGCGGGGGGTGGTGCCTAGCTGGATGCCTAGCTAGCCAAGGCCAAGAGAGCTCGCGGTTCCGACTCGATGGAAACAGCCGCCCCCAGCGCCAGCTCCCGGCCGTCTCCCCCCGCAGTCTCcaccgttttctctccaagTGGCGCGAGTTCCGGGCGGCCTCCCCGGAAGGGTGTGGGGACTTCGAGACACCGGCGGCTAGCCACCGAGCTAGCGAAAACACAGGGGCCGGCGTTGTCGCGGCGCTCGAGAGCTTCGAAGCCGCAGTCAAGTTGCGAGTCTCTTCATGCAGTTCGGAAACAagtccttctccctctgggGGGACGGCTGTGCCTCTCGACGCCGCggaacgtggagaatgcgagaaagacgagagaaggaaacaacgTCCACCTCCAGTGTCAGCACCCGAAGTCGCGGAAATCCACCTTCTGTCGATCGCTCTTCAGTGGGCATGCATACTTCTGCTCCACTGCGAACTGCCGACAGCGCCTCTCACGCTGAAGCTCCCCGTCGACATGTCTACTGCTAGCGAAGGCGGACCTGTTCACTCTCCCAACAATACCCAGCGGGCCGAGGGACCttgcgaagacgaggaacgcggggattgcctctctgtgtctctctttttcaaaGTGTATGCGGACGAAGACACCGCTCTCACTTCATCGCTCGATCGCACCCGTCCCTGCTGGGAAGCAAGGGTCCTGGCTTCCGAGCTTCAAGTTCTTCTCATCAAGGTCGCTTATCGGCCCTTTATGCATGAAGTTGGTGgcgttgcttctctcgaaTATGCGGCAcggtttctttcttctcttctgcgtcttttgCTCTTGGTCACCGCCCACCCTCTCCAGTTCCCCCATTTCCACCTGCGTCCTCAGACTGACGGAAATCCAGAAGATTTCGcacaagagaaggaaggcagtGACGAAGCTCTCTCCTGTGAGGAAGTAAAGGTGGAGACCAGTCTGGAGGCTGCTCGAGTTTTGGGCTGA